The following DNA comes from Methylophilus sp. 5.
CACAAACTGTGCCGGATCCATGCTCCACAAAATGATATCAACACGCTCACCACCCAGTTCAGACGTCACCGCCTGCACGCGTGAACCACGCATACCGACGCAAGTCCCGACCGGATCCAAACGCTGATCATTGGTTTTAACCGCAATTTTAGAGCGCAAGCCAGGGTCACGGGCCGCAGAGCGAATCTCTAATAAACCTTCTTCAATTTCCGGCACTTCCAACTCAAACAAACGCTTGAGGAAGTCTGGCGAAACGCGTGACAAAATCAGTTGCGGGCCGCGGCCACCACGGTCAACACGTGACAGGTAAGCACGCACACGGTCACCCACGCGCAGGTTTTCTTTTTGAATCATGGCTTCACGTGGCAACAAGCACTCAATACGACCCACTTCAATGATCGCATTACCTTTTTCCATGCGCTTGATCACGCCAGTCACCAGGTTCTCACCTCGGCCCAGGAAGTCCTGAATCATTTGCTCACGCTCAGCTTCACGTACTTTTTGCAAAATCACCTGTTTTGCAGCTTGCGCACCGATACGGCCAAAGGAGATAGACTCTAATGGCTCTTCAGAATAGTCACCGATTTGTCTGCTGGCTGCTCTCTCGTCTTCTTCATCGAACTGATAAGCGGAGCTTTCCAACAGGTCGTATTCCACATATTGCCAGCGTCTGAAGGTTTTGTAGTCACCTGTTTCGCGGTCAATGTCTACACGGATATCAGCACCTTCTTCATGGTTCTTTTTCGTTGCCGAAGCCAACGCCAGTTCCAAGGCAGTAAAAATCACCTCTTTATCCACATTTTTCTCATGTGCCAGGGCGTCAACCAACAACAATAATTCACGACTCATCGTAATCTCCAACTCACCGTACGGATTAGCTATAACAAATTAATCAAAGACAGGACTCAAACGAGCCTTATCAATATTATCCAGCGACAATCTATAAACCCAGCCATCGCACTCTACTACTACCTTACCTGCCTCGAACCCTTGCAACAGCCCCAAGAACGTTTTTCTTGGCAAGCTGGTCTTG
Coding sequences within:
- the nusA gene encoding transcription termination factor NusA is translated as MSRELLLLVDALAHEKNVDKEVIFTALELALASATKKNHEEGADIRVDIDRETGDYKTFRRWQYVEYDLLESSAYQFDEEDERAASRQIGDYSEEPLESISFGRIGAQAAKQVILQKVREAEREQMIQDFLGRGENLVTGVIKRMEKGNAIIEVGRIECLLPREAMIQKENLRVGDRVRAYLSRVDRGGRGPQLILSRVSPDFLKRLFELEVPEIEEGLLEIRSAARDPGLRSKIAVKTNDQRLDPVGTCVGMRGSRVQAVTSELGGERVDIILWSMDPAQFVINALAPAEVTSIVVDEDAHSMDVVVNEEQLAVAIGRNGQNVRLASELTGWNLNILTEEAAAQKSQDEYAKISQLFIEKLDVDEEVADILVQEGFSTLEEIAYVPLAEMAEIEAFDEDTINELRSRARAALLTEAIAKEEKVEEDTNDLMTLEGMDADTAHKLAANEVHTSEDLAELAVDELVELTGIDEERAKSLIMTARAPWFK